In the genome of Deinococcus aetherius, the window TCAGGATTGCTGTCTCCTTAGGGCCCAGTTTTGACGGCGGTTTCGGACGAGCCTTCTCGTACAAGGCGGCTTGCAGCCCACCTTGAGCGTATTTCTTCCGGATGCTGGCGACCGTCAAATGACTGATGTCCAGCCGCTCGGCCACGTCGTCATCCTTCAACTGTTGGTCAGTCAGAAGCAAGAGACGTGCGCGGGTCATGACCCGCGCACTGATCACGCCCTTTCGCGTCATGTCGGTAAGTTGACGACGCTCCTCATCGCTGAGCGTCACGACAAACTGCTTCCGCCGTCCCATACCCTCATCTTAGACCTTCTCTTGTCTGTGGTCGACCACTAGTGGGTCGGTTGGCACACTTGAGTGGTTCCTGAGACGGGCGATGTCGAGGGCGAGCATGAACACAACAGACTTTTTCGCCCTCATCATTCACCGCGAATAGGGGTTGATCGGGAGGCGGTTCTAGGGTAGGGGGGCAGGTCGCGCAACTTGAGATTGTAGGCTAAGACGATCAAGGCGACTTTGAGCCGTAAGCCTGACAGCGTTTTAACCTGCCCCCAGTGCAGCCCGGCAACGACCAGGGCCGAGAACACCGACTCGATGATCTTGCGTGCCGCTGCGTATTCCTCTTTCCAGCGAGGGTCAGGGCGCTTGGCGTTCGTCTTGGGTGGGGTGAGATACGTCCCGGACTGCTCTTGAGCCGAACTCGCGCCTGGACCTCGGATGGAAACTGGGGAAGTGGTTGAGCTTGAGAAACCGCCACCACCGGCTGAAGTACGGCACCTTGTGAAGCCGCTGGAGCACCGCCACCGCGATCAATTCAGCGTCGCTGATCTTCTCGTGCCGGTGGATCAGCTTGGGGGGCATTTGAGGGACCAGCCGCTGGGTCAGGAGTCGGAAAGCGTCGCACAGGCTTCGCGGTCACTCAGTGTCACCACGAACTGCTTTCGACGTCCCATGCACCCACCTTAAGCCTGCTCTTGCCTGTGGTCGTCCCCTAAGGACCCTGCACCCGGCCGGTGGGCACGAGGCGCGGAAACTCGGCCACCCGCAGCCGCGCACTCCCGAAGGGTACGAGGCACACGGGATCCATCGGCAGGCTCGAGGTGAAGGGGCTCTCGGGAGGTGGGGCCGCCGAGTTCAGGGCCAGCCCCCACGACTTGATCCGCGCGCCCCGAGCCCACACCCGCAGCGGGGCTGCGTCGAGCGCGAAGGGCACGGGGCTGGGCGGGCGGCGCTCCACTCGCCACTCTGCGCCCGGGTCCAGAAAGAGGCCGAGGTTCCACGACCTGCGCGGCCGCACCTCCCAGTCCCCGAAGCGCGAGTCCGGGCGGGGAGGGTCGTCCGACACCCGGGTCCACGTCTCGCCAGGCGAGTGCGCCAGGACGAGGGGCCCGACCATCAGGCCGCACGCGCCGCGCTCCCGCTCGACCACCCGCACCGGCATGGGGAAGGTCAGTTCGGCCGTATCTCCGTCCCGCCACTCGCGCTCCAGACGAACGAAGCCGCGCCCGTCGGGCGTGAGGGTGGTGGCTTCACCGTTCAGCCGTACCCGCGCCCCCTCACACCAGCCGGGCACACGCAACTCCAGCGGAAAGCGGGCGGGCGCCGCCGCCTCCACGGTCAGCCGCACGGTCTCCCCGAACGGGTAGGTGGTCTCGCTCGTCACGCGCACCCGCTGGCCTCCCAGCTCGGCCGTCACCTCGTTCGGCCCGTAGGCCACCGCCGCGAGCCCGCCGCCCGGCGTCCCCATCCACAGGCTCCGCACGAACTTGGGCCAGCCCTGATGCAGGTTGGCGGTGCAGCACCCGAAGTGCGGCTCCAGCGCGAAGAGGTTGGCGTCGTCGCCGCTGAAGGACCAGTCGCGCGTATCCACCGAGACGAGCACCTGATTGGCCTGCTGGTGGTACTGGTGGGCCGTCATGTCGGCGGTGCAGCTCGCGGGCAGGGCGCTGTATGCGACCGTCTCCAGGCGGTCGGCGTACTTCCCGGCCCCAAACACGCGGGCCAGGTGTTCGAGGGTGAACATGTACTCCACCACCTCGCACGTCTCGGCCCCGTGGTGCGGCTCGGTGCCGCCCAGCCACTCGTCCCCGCTGAAGACGCCGTGCACGAGTCCGTGTTTCTCGTCGAGGTTGGCGAGGGCCGCGTCGGTGATTTCACGCTGCCGCTCGTCGCCGTCCAACAGAAAACGCAGGGCGGGCGTCTTGAGCCCCATCGCCACGTTGACGCTGTGCGTGAGGTGGCTGAACTCCCGGGCGGGGCCGTCGATCAGGTGTTCGGTGAGGTACTCGCCCCAGTCGGCCGTCTGTTCAAACAGGAGACGGGCAAGGTCGAGCAGCCACGCTTCCCCCGTCCGCTCGAACAGCCAGTAGACGCTCAGCACGTTGTCCGCACCGCGCATCTGGCCCCAACCGAACAGGGGCCTGTGCGGCAGGTGGGCGAGTTGATACCGAAAATAGCGGGTCATGAACGGCACCACCCGCCTGTCCCCAGTCGCGTCCGCATGCTGGGCGAGCACTTTGAGGGCCACCATGCGCGGCCACCAGTCCTCGTTGCTCGGGGGGCCGAAGAAGCCGTCCTCGCGTTGGGAGGCGAGCATGGCTTCGACCCAGACCTTCGCCTTAGCGAGCAGCCGCGCGTCGCCGAGCAGGTGGGCGAGCGGGAGCAGCCCGTCGAGATAGTACGGGCCGCGCTCCCAGTCCTCGCCGCCGCCGCCCAGCCAGGCGGAGTTCGGGCCCACGTCCGCCCACAGGTCGTCGAGGTGCCCGGTCAGGCCGTCCGCCTGCAAGCGGAGCTGGTCGAGCAGCCAGCCGCGCGGCCGCACGGCACCGAGGGGCAACTCGCGCAGGGCGGCGGGCGCCAGGGTCGGGGGAGGCGCGGCGGGGGAGAGCGGTTGGGCCTGGGCATCGAGCATGGGTTCTCCGGGGTGGACCGCTGTGGTGGAATGGGGGGATGGTTTTTCCTCCTCCCCCTTGCCGGGGAAGGCCGGGTGGGTGAGCGAGAGAGGACCCGTCCTGGAACGCCCAGCTTGCTCCCGAGAGGTCTTAAGGCGTCAGCACGGGTGCCCTCAGAAACCGCCGGGCATACTCGCGCGCGTCGCCCAGGATGGCCTTGACCTCGCCGGGCGCTGCGGCCAGCGTGTCCTCCACGATGGTCACGGTGGGGATGACCCCGCGCCGCACGGGCGTGCGCCGGATGGGGTTGAGCCCCAGTTCGTGGACCCCCGAACTGCCCCGCCCCGGGTCGCCGAGGCACAGGTGGCCGAACGAACGGGCGTAGGGGTCGAACAGCCCGCCATACGGTTCGTCGTGGTGGTGCAGCAGGCCGTCGGTGTGCCCGGACTGGGTGAGCGGCACGGCGAGCGAGTGGGCGTCGTACCAGCCCTCGCCCGCCACGAGCAGGTCGGGGCGCCCCTCGCGCAGCCGCTCCACCAGGCGCCGCAGGCCCGGCAGGGTGTCCCAGCGCGGGTCGTTCACCCACGCCGCCGAGATGTCGAGGAACGCGCCGTCGAAGCCGTAGCGGTCGGCGAGCCCGGTGACCTGCTCCACGAGGCGGCCCTGCCAGCGGGGGGCCCCGGGATTCAGGAGGGCGCCCCAACCGTGGTCATAGTGCCGGGTGCCGTCCCAGTCCACCGAGCCGCCGTTCATGTTGCCGCCCGCCGTGGTGTGCCGGGAGGTCTCGCCCCACGCCTCGAAGTTCGGCAGCCCGCAGTTGACCACGTTCAGGCCGAACATGGGCATCAGGTGCACGCCCAGGGCCCGCGCGCCGTCGCACAGCCGGGCAAAGCCCTCTGCGCCGCCCATGCGCTCGTCGGGGCGGTAGTCGCCGTACTGCCAGTAGTAGCGGCCCTCCCACCCCGGCAGGTAGGCCAGGATGCGCCGCCCCTCCAGCCGCTCGGCGAGCCAGCGCAGGGTGTCCAGCATCCGCGCGTAGTCGTTGAAGACATAGCCCGAGTAGTGCTGTCCGTGGATCGCGGCGACGAGCGAGATGTCGCGCGCCCAGGCGGGAACGTCCGGGCGGGTTTCCCACCGCTGAAGCTCATGCGCCGTCTCCAGAAAGCGGGCGTGCTCGGTGAGACTGGCCTCCACACTGGAGGTCGGGCCGACCTCCCAAGTGGGGACGCGGAGCGTGCGGCTGGACCGGGTGGCGAGTTCGTCGAAGATGAGTTCGAGGTCGAACAGGCCCTCTCCCTCCAGCGGGCGCGGGACGAGGGCAAAGCGCTTCTCGCGCACCTCGGGGTCGAGGGAGCGGGCGCACAGCAGGGCTCCCGAGCTGTCCTCGACCACCACGAGCGGCGTGTACAGGCCGCGCCAGCCGTCGGGGTAGCGCAGGACGAGGCCCGTGGGAGGAATGCTCCTCGGCCCCTCGCGGAGGTGAACGAGGCGGCGGGGCCGTTGCCCCTTCACCACGAGCTTGATGCCGCGGATGGCGTGGGGCGCCGTGGCCTCCAGGTCGAAGCGCACCCGGTCGCCGTGGCGCCCCGCCCGCAGACGCACGCTGCCGGGAGCGCGCTCCTGCCCGCCCGCCCAGGTCAGGCCGTCACAGTGAAGCTCGAAGGTCTCCCCGCCCCGCGTCTCGCACCGCTGGGGATCGAGGCCGTACAGGTGCTCGGGGGTGAAGACCTGCACGGCGAAGGTCAGGCCGCCGTAGGTGAAGGTGGGGTCCCTGGGGTCGTAGCTGAGGTCCTGCACGTTACTCCTTGAGCCCGGTGAGCGTCAGGCCCTCTTCGAGGTAGCGCTGGGCGAACAGGTAGGCGACGAGCGCGGGCAGCGCGGTGAGGGTCGTTCCGGCCATCAGGGTGCCGTAGGTCGTGGCGTAGATGCCCTGGAAGGAGGCCAGCCCGGCGGGCAGGGTCGCCATGTCCCCGTGCACGACGTACAGCGGCCAGATCACCGAGTTCCACGCGCCCAGGAAGGTGAACACGGTCAGGGTGGCGAGGGCGGGCTTGCTGAGGGGCACGATGACGTGCCTAAAGACTTGTAACGAGTTCGCCCCGTCCAGCCGCGCGGCCTCCTCCAGCTCGAAGGGGATGCCGGTGAAGAACTGCCGCAGCATGAACACCCCGAACGCTCCGCCCATCGAGGGCCAGATCAGGGCGTGATACGTGTCGATCCACCCGAGCTTGAGCATCATGATGAAGCTGGGAATCAGGGTGGTCAGGCCCGGCACCATCATGCTGGAGAGGATGAACCAGAACCACGCCTCGCGCCCCCGGAACTTGAGCCGCGCGATGGCGTAGGCCGCCAGCGAACAGGTCAGCACCGTGCCGAAGGTGAACGCGAGGCTGGTAAAGGCCGAGTTCAGCGTCCAGCGCACGACCGGGCTGTCGGGCGAGGTCAGCACCCGCGCGTAGTTCTCCAGGGTGGGGCTGTGCGGATACCACTGGATCGGCTGGGCCACCGTGTCGCCCTCGGGCTTCAGGGACGTGGCGATCATCCAGTACACGGGCGCGAGGAAGATGATCGCCTGGAGGAGCAGCAGGACAAAACGCAGGGTGGAGGAGGTGAGGTGCGCCCGGCGCCTCGTCCGCGTGGCGGCCCGGGTCCTGGGCGCGGCGGATACCCACGGCGCGGCCACTAGCGCCGTCCCCCGATGTCGCGGATCATCAGGCGGAACTGCACGGCCGTGAACACGAGGAGCACCCCCGCGAACACGAAGCTCATCGCCGCCGCGCTGGAATACTGCACGTTGGTAAAGGCCTCGCTCACGAGGTACTGGATGACGCTCAGGGTCGAGCGGTTGGGCCCCGCGTTCGTGATGAACACGCTCTGGAAGAAGAGGCCGAAGGCGGCCAGCACCGTCGTGACCGTCACGAACAGCGTCGTGGGCGAGAGCAGCGGCCAGGTGATGTAGCGGAACTTCGCCCACGAGGTCGCGCCGTCGAGGTCGGCCGCCTCGTACAGGCTCTGGGAGATGCCCGAGAGCGCCGCGAGGTACACCGTCATATTGAAGCCCACCGACGCCCACACCGTCGCGGCGAGGATGGGCACCCAGGCCAGGCCCTCGGTCGTGAGGAAGGGAATGGTGTCTTGCCCCAGGCCTGTAAGCACCGCGTTCACGAGGCCGCTCTGGTTGTCGAACAGCCAGCGCCACAGCACGCCCACGACGGTCCACGACAGCACGCCCGGCAGGAAGAACACGGCCCGGAAAAAGGCCCGCCCGCGCACGGGCCGGTACAGTTGCAGGGCGAGCGCGAGCGAGTACGCCACCAGCAGGGGCACGCTCAGGACCACGAAGAGGGCGGTGTTGCGCATCGCCAGCCAGAACAGGTCGAACTGCGGGCTCTGGCGGTCGAACAGTTGGCGGTAGTACTCCAGCCCGACGAAGGGCTGGGTGGTTGCCACCGGGTCGTAGTGGTGGGTGCTCACGTACACGCCGAACAGGATCGGAAACACGATGAAGGCGAGAAACAGCGCGCCGTGCGGCAGCAGGTACAGGTACGGGACGAGCGGGTTGGCGTCGTTCAGGGCGAGGAGGCCCCCCCGGCGGGGGCGCTCACGGGGCCGGTTCAGGCTCAGGCTCATGGGGACCTCGTGGGAGGAGCGGGGGGAAACGGCCCCGCCCCCGGTCTTCAACGGAAGTTCTTCCTCGCCTGGTTCACCAGCTTGCCCGCCTCGGTCTCGCCGTCGCGCAGGGCGGTCCTGATGTCCTTTTTGCCGCTCAGGGCGTTGTCCCAGGCGCCTATCCACGCCCCGCGCACCTGATCGACCCAGGGAAAGCCTGCCTCGATCTGCACGTCGTTCAGGCCCCCGAACAGCTCGGCAAGCGGCGTATTGTCGTAGCTCTTGTCCTTTGCCACGACGGGCATGGTGGGCATCGTGCCGCCCTGGTTGAAGTACAGGTTGTTCTCGGGCAGGGTGAACCAGTTGATGAAGTCCAGCGCCGCCGCGCGCTTGTTGGGATCGTACCCGGGCCGCTGCTTCGGCAGCACGAGGTACCCGCTGCCGCCCCACGCGGTCTTGCTCTTCCCGCCGAGCTGCGGCAGCGGCGCCACGCCGAAATTCAGCCCCTTCTGCCCCTGGTAGTTCACCATCACCCAGGTGCCCGTGATGGAAAAGCACTGCTTGCCCGAGCGGAAGGCCGCCTGCTGGCTGTCCTCGGTCATGTTGGTAGGCGAGACGTTGTACCGCTTCACGAGATCGCCCACGAAGCCGAACGCTTGGGCGGCCTCAGGCGTGTCGAAGCGGGCGTCGTAGGTCTTTTCGGTCACGCTGTTGCCGCCGTTTTGCAGCAGCACGGAGTACGCCAGGGTCGCTCCGAAAAAGCCGTTGGGCACACCGACGCCCCAGGTCTGGAGGTTCCTGGAGTCGAAGCCCGCCTGGCCCGGCTTGCGGCCCGCCTTGTCGGTGGTGCACGCCTGCGCCGCCCTCAGGAACTCGTCGCGGGTGCGGGGAGCCCGGCTGACCCCCGCCTTCTTCAGCAGGTCCTTGTTGTAGAACATCGCGAAGGCGACGTTGTACACCGGCACGCCGTACGATTTACCGCCATACGTCGCGCCGTTCCACAGCGCCGGGTAGAAGCGGGCTCGGTCGATGTTGCCCTGCTTCAGGAGGGGAGGCGTGAACTCCTCGATGACGCCCCGCAGGCCGTTGGGAATCGTCATCGTCTCGATGAGCGAGGTCACGTCGGGCGCGCGGCCCCCCGCCACCAGGGCGGGCAACTGCTGGGCGATGGTGTCGCCGGGTGGGGTGGTGACCCGCACGGAGACGTTGGGGTGCGAGGCGTTGTAGCGCTTCACGAGTTCGTCGATGTACTTGCGGTTGTCGCCGCTCTGGCCGTTCCAGAAGGTGATCTCGACTCGCGGGCCGGTGTAGCTGCTGCGGTACCCCGTCTGCGCGAGGGCGAACAGGCCGAACGAGGCCCCGAGGGCGAGGGCGAACGTGAGCGGTGCTTTTTTCATGGGCTTCCTCCGGTCCGGGCTCGACAGGCCCGGTGTGGTGGACTGGTTCCGGTGCCCTTGAGGAGACACCTGAAGAAAAAGGCAGCGCAACCGACGCGGGCGCGGGCGCCGGCGGCAGGAAGGGATGGGGCGGTGGGCCCTCTACGTTCCGGGGGTCCGGTCGGGCGGACCGCGCCCCAAGTTCCGCTCCAGCCGGTTCACGACGCCCCCCCGGCCGCACCGCTCGACGCGCGCACGACAAGGTCGCACGGCAACCGGTGCACGCCCTGCCGCCGCTCGCCGTCGATGAGACCCAGCAGCGCCGTCGCCGCCTCGTGCCCGAGGTCGCGCAACCTCATGTCCACACTCGTCAGGGGCGGCACGGTGGCCTCCGCGATGATCTCCCAGTTATCGAAACCCACCACGGCGATGTCGTCGGGAACGCGAACGCCGCGCTCACGCAGGGCCCCGGTCAGGCCCAGCGCGATCTCGTCGCTGCCGCAGAACACGGCGTCGATGTCCGGATCGGTGCTCAGGAGCCGTTCTGCAGCGGCGCGGCCCCAGGTGGCACGCCACGGCCCGGACAGGACGCGCCGCTCTGGAAACGCCAGCCCCGCCGCCACCAGCACCTCCCGCACGGCCTCCTGGCGCAGGCCCACGACCTCGTAGTCCCGGGGCCCGGTGACGTGGGCGATGCGGCGCCGTCCCAGGCCCACCAGATGCTCGGCGGCGAGGCGTGCGCCCTGCGCGTCGTCGGGCACCAGGCACAGGGCGGAGTCGTCGGGCACGCGGGCCAGGGCGTACAGCACAGGCACGCGCGAGCCCAGCAGGTCGAGCGGGGGCCGGGGGTCGGTCCGGTTGGCGGTGACGATGATGCCGTCCACCCGCTTGGAGAGCAGCGAGGCGACGTGCCGCCGCTCCCGCTCCGAATCGTCGGCGGCGTTGCACAGGAACACCGAGAGTTCGGCCGTGCCCAGGGCATGTTCGATGCCCTCCAGCAGCGGCATGGAGAAACGTCCGTAATTGTCGGTGGAGATCAGCCCCACCATGAAGGTGCGCTTGCGGTGCAGGCTCTGCGCGAGATCGTTGGGCTGGTAGCCCAGTTCCTCGGCCACGGCGCGCACCCGGCGCCGGGTCTCGTCGCGGAGCTGGCCCTGGCCGTTGAGCGCCTTCGATGCAGTGCCGATGCTGACGCCCGCCGCGAGCGCGACGTCCTTGATGGTCGGGATAGGATGCACCCCTCCAGTTGACCTCAGTTGCCTCACGCTTGTGTGCGTCACCCACCCTCCCTCCAAGGAAAAGCTTTTCTTCGAGTGGCCGACCATGGGGCATGTAAGGAAAACCTTTTCTTCGACGGTGCGGCGATTGTAACCTCATGCGGGCGAGAAGGCAAGGGGGATGAGGTGGAAAGACCATGGCGAGGGGAGAAAAGCTCGTCCGGCAGGGGACGCTGAGGGCGCCGACCGCCGCGATGTGGACCACCCAGCGTTCGGGCAGGCCTCCGTTGGGACGGCGGTGTGGGTGCGATGAGTGGGACTGATGTAGGCTCACACTCCTAGGCCAGGGTGAGGAGCAGCGGGGTGCTGGCAGGCCTGACCGGCAGACGGATGGACCAGGAGGAGCGCGGCCCGGCGCAGCGCTTTTTTCGTCTTTAGGGTCAGAAAGAACCCCGGCGCAGCCTCCAGGCTGCGCTGCTGAGAGGGGCTGCTGGGGACAGCGAGGAGCGCGTCTGCCAGAATGGATGCGCGCTCCCCGCGAAGCTTGAGGTTCCACACCCCCTCTTTCTCGCGTCTGGGAGCGCTCTTTCGCTAACGATTCAGGTGCAAGTTCTGAGTTCAGGTCACGACCACGGGCACAAGGTTTCCCTCTACCTACACGCTCGGATCACCAACCTCCACCGTCCTGCCCGTCGCCGTCGTCCCCAGCAGTAAAGAAGCTTTCAACATCTGGCGTGAAGTGGTGCACCGGGTGGGCTGAACTTCAGCCCACTCGTGTCCCTGCTTCTCCTCAACTTCAACTTGTCACAACCCACGCCCGGCTTCGGCCTTGAATTTGGGCTGGGGCCGGGCGCAGGGAAGCGCCGGTACAGGGGACGGTTAGGAACGGGCGCTAGGGCAGGATCACAGCCCGGTCAAGGTCGCTGTAGGTGCCGAGACTGTTGTCGGGCTTGGTGCCAGTGACCCGCACCCGCAGGGTGTGTCCGCCGGGGGAGAGGGGGCCACTGCGGTACGCCTCGACGTCGCCGACGTGGGCGCCGCAGTAGTTGCTCACAGTTGTCTCGGGCCCGAAGTTTGCGGCGTTCGCGTCGCCCACCGACACGGCGAGGTTGCCGCCGCCGCCGCAATTCAGGCGCAGCTTGACCTGAGTCCCCGTGAAACGCAGCAGGGCCGCCGCGTTCGCCACGTTACTGTAGTGGCTGGTCCCGGCGTAACGCCCGTCGCTGTTCCCCCCTGACAGGCTCCAGCCGCCCTGGTACTCCCACTGGTTCTGCCCGGTGCCGACGGTGTTGTCGTCCACCGTCGTCGAGGCGGTGGTGGACACGACGGCCCGGTCGAGGTCGGCGTAGGTCCCCACGCTCGCGGTCGGCTTGGTGCCGGTCACCCGCACCCGCAGGGTGTGCCCGCCCGCAGGGAGCGCGCCGCTGTCGTACACGAACTCGTCGCCCTGGTGGGAGGCGCAGTAATTGCTCGCGGACGTCTCGGCCCCGAAGTTCGCTGCGTTCGCGTCCCCAATGGACAGGGCCAGGTTGCCCCCGCCCGTGCCGCAGTTCACGCTGAGCCGCACCTGAGTCCCCGTGAAGCGCAGCAGGGCCGCGGCGTTCGCCGTGTTGCTGTAGTGGCTCGTGCCCGCGTAGCGCCCATCCTGGTTCCCTGTGGACGTCCCCCAGGTCCCCTGATACTGCCACTGGTTTTGCCCGGTGCCTGTCAGCCCGTCGTCCACCACGGTGTCCCCGCTCGTGTCGCAGGTCACGGTGCGGCGGGCGATGTTCGTCGGGTTGCCGTTCACGAACTGGACGTAGTAGATGAAAAAGGTGCTTCCGGCGCGCGCGTCGTCCCCGTCGAGCCCCACCGTCCGGAAGTAACCGACATTGTTCTCGGTAAAGAGGCCCTGCGTGCCGCCCCAGTTCACCCCGTCGGTGGACTCGATCAGGTACGCGCCGCCCCCGGCGGGGTCGCTGTTGCGCGAGCCCACCGCGATGTATCTTCCCAGGGCCGTGTTGTACACGGAGGCGAGCGTGCCGATATGGGCGTTGCCGTTCAGGACCAAGCTGGCGTCGCCGCCGAGGCCGGGCTGCGACCAACTGCCGTTGTAGTACTTGGAAAACGCGGGCACGTTGCCGCCCGCCGCCGCCGCGAGCACGTCACTCAGTTTCGCCCGCGCCGCCGTCATCCAGTACGACGTCGACCAGTTGGGGTCGTACTCGGTGCCCTGCTGCTCGGAGAAGTACACCACCATGTAGTCGGTGCCGCCGTCGTTGACGATCTGGAAGATCGTGTTGGCGATCAGGGGCCAGGCAGTCGAGGTGGGGCTGTACGGCACGTGCGGTGAGACGATCTCGCCGAGGTCATACCAGGTGTTCCCGCCGTCGGTGGACCGCGCGAGGCCGAGGCGGTTGTAGAAGTTGTTGCCGCCCGCCTGGTCCTGCTCGCTGTGGTAGAGACCGATCCAGTTGTTGCTCGCCGCCCGGTAGACCTGCACCACGCCGACGTAGCGGCGGTTGTTCGCGCGGTTGTCGTATCCGCCGCCGCTGCCCGCCTTGACGTTCTGCGTCACGCTGCCCATGGTCGCGCCGTTCGCGTCGGGGTCGTCGAGCGTGCCGGTGAGGTACGAGTTGTACGCCCCGCCGTAGAAGCTCTGAAAGCCCGTGCCGAGGAACTTGAAGGTGTTGTTGCCGTTCGGAATGATGTCGAAATTGTTGTCGGGAAAGGTGCCCAGGCCTGCCCCGCCGTATTGGACGACGGTGGCGCCGCTCACCTGGGGGCGGCAGATGGCCGTCATGGTCTGGGCCTGAATGGGGGCGTTCGGTCCCCTCGCGGCAACGTCCGCCTGGGGCGTGCCCGGTCGGCTGCAGGCCGCAAGATTGAGGGCGAGCAGGCCGGTCAGGAGGCTGGACCGGAGGCGGGGAACGCGGGTGCGTGGCTGAGTCATGCTGTGTCTCCTGAGGGGGCCGCCGGGCGGCCCAACGGGGCGAACGAAGGAACGCCGGGGGGCGCAGAACCTCCTTCACAGCAGGAACAGGAGTGAACTGACCGTCCGTACCGGAGGGCAGGACGTGAGCGTGGGCAGCAGGGCCGACGTTCAATGGCCTTGAACGTTCAAGACCGTAAGCCAGGATTGTGCGCGGTGTCAAGCCCCCCCGGGCATGGATCACCCGCCGTGGGGCAAGCGCAACCGTTGGCTTTGCCACAGGCATGGGGTGTAATCCCGGTTCCCACCCCCGTCCCGCGCAGGATGATCCCAACCTTCTTGACAGTTCGGTGGCACGGGCGTACGGTGGCCTTGATCGTTCAAGTTCTTCACCCTGGAGGTGTGTGTGGCCCGAGCCACTCTCAAGGACGTCGCCGCCCGCGCCGGCGTCTCTTACCAGACCGTGTCCAACGTCGTCAACGGCCAGAACGGCATGAGTTCCGCCACCCGCGAGGTGGTGCTCCAGGCGATGGCGGCCCTCGACTACCAGCCCAACCACGCCGCGCGGGCCATGCGGATGGCCCGCGCGAACACCATCGCCTACGTCGTGTACGCACCCACCGCCGCCTCGTTCGCCGACCCCTACGTTGGGCGCATCCTCGACGGCCTGCACCGCACCCTGCGGGGAGAGCGTTACGACCTGATGACGCACGTCCTGGCGAGCACGGACCCGGAGGAACTTGACGCGCTGCGCGCCCTGTTCCGCGGCGGCCGGGTGGACGGCGCGGTGCTCGTCGCGGGCCAGGTCCCCGACGACCTCGTGACGGCCCTCGCCGCCTGGCCGCACCCGCTCGTGACCTTCGACCTGGTGCGGGAGGGCGGCGCCCCGGGGGTGACGGCGGCCCACCGCGACGGGGTGATGGGGGCGGTCGCGCACCTCGCCGCGCGGGGCCGCCGCCGCATCGCCTTTGTCGCGGGCCCCTCGCCCTCGCCGCACTCGGTCGCGGCGCGGCGCGAACAGGGCTACCGAGACGGGCTCGCCGCCGTCGGTCTCCAGT includes:
- a CDS encoding glycoside hydrolase family 127 protein encodes the protein MLDAQAQPLSPAAPPPTLAPAALRELPLGAVRPRGWLLDQLRLQADGLTGHLDDLWADVGPNSAWLGGGGEDWERGPYYLDGLLPLAHLLGDARLLAKAKVWVEAMLASQREDGFFGPPSNEDWWPRMVALKVLAQHADATGDRRVVPFMTRYFRYQLAHLPHRPLFGWGQMRGADNVLSVYWLFERTGEAWLLDLARLLFEQTADWGEYLTEHLIDGPAREFSHLTHSVNVAMGLKTPALRFLLDGDERQREITDAALANLDEKHGLVHGVFSGDEWLGGTEPHHGAETCEVVEYMFTLEHLARVFGAGKYADRLETVAYSALPASCTADMTAHQYHQQANQVLVSVDTRDWSFSGDDANLFALEPHFGCCTANLHQGWPKFVRSLWMGTPGGGLAAVAYGPNEVTAELGGQRVRVTSETTYPFGETVRLTVEAAAPARFPLELRVPGWCEGARVRLNGEATTLTPDGRGFVRLEREWRDGDTAELTFPMPVRVVERERGACGLMVGPLVLAHSPGETWTRVSDDPPRPDSRFGDWEVRPRRSWNLGLFLDPGAEWRVERRPPSPVPFALDAAPLRVWARGARIKSWGLALNSAAPPPESPFTSSLPMDPVCLVPFGSARLRVAEFPRLVPTGRVQGP
- a CDS encoding carbohydrate ABC transporter permease; this translates as MAAPWVSAAPRTRAATRTRRRAHLTSSTLRFVLLLLQAIIFLAPVYWMIATSLKPEGDTVAQPIQWYPHSPTLENYARVLTSPDSPVVRWTLNSAFTSLAFTFGTVLTCSLAAYAIARLKFRGREAWFWFILSSMMVPGLTTLIPSFIMMLKLGWIDTYHALIWPSMGGAFGVFMLRQFFTGIPFELEEAARLDGANSLQVFRHVIVPLSKPALATLTVFTFLGAWNSVIWPLYVVHGDMATLPAGLASFQGIYATTYGTLMAGTTLTALPALVAYLFAQRYLEEGLTLTGLKE
- a CDS encoding carbohydrate ABC transporter permease encodes the protein MSLSLNRPRERPRRGGLLALNDANPLVPYLYLLPHGALFLAFIVFPILFGVYVSTHHYDPVATTQPFVGLEYYRQLFDRQSPQFDLFWLAMRNTALFVVLSVPLLVAYSLALALQLYRPVRGRAFFRAVFFLPGVLSWTVVGVLWRWLFDNQSGLVNAVLTGLGQDTIPFLTTEGLAWVPILAATVWASVGFNMTVYLAALSGISQSLYEAADLDGATSWAKFRYITWPLLSPTTLFVTVTTVLAAFGLFFQSVFITNAGPNRSTLSVIQYLVSEAFTNVQYSSAAAMSFVFAGVLLVFTAVQFRLMIRDIGGRR
- a CDS encoding ABC transporter substrate-binding protein, coding for MKKAPLTFALALGASFGLFALAQTGYRSSYTGPRVEITFWNGQSGDNRKYIDELVKRYNASHPNVSVRVTTPPGDTIAQQLPALVAGGRAPDVTSLIETMTIPNGLRGVIEEFTPPLLKQGNIDRARFYPALWNGATYGGKSYGVPVYNVAFAMFYNKDLLKKAGVSRAPRTRDEFLRAAQACTTDKAGRKPGQAGFDSRNLQTWGVGVPNGFFGATLAYSVLLQNGGNSVTEKTYDARFDTPEAAQAFGFVGDLVKRYNVSPTNMTEDSQQAAFRSGKQCFSITGTWVMVNYQGQKGLNFGVAPLPQLGGKSKTAWGGSGYLVLPKQRPGYDPNKRAAALDFINWFTLPENNLYFNQGGTMPTMPVVAKDKSYDNTPLAELFGGLNDVQIEAGFPWVDQVRGAWIGAWDNALSGKKDIRTALRDGETEAGKLVNQARKNFR
- a CDS encoding LacI family DNA-binding transcriptional regulator, producing the protein MHPIPTIKDVALAAGVSIGTASKALNGQGQLRDETRRRVRAVAEELGYQPNDLAQSLHRKRTFMVGLISTDNYGRFSMPLLEGIEHALGTAELSVFLCNAADDSERERRHVASLLSKRVDGIIVTANRTDPRPPLDLLGSRVPVLYALARVPDDSALCLVPDDAQGARLAAEHLVGLGRRRIAHVTGPRDYEVVGLRQEAVREVLVAAGLAFPERRVLSGPWRATWGRAAAERLLSTDPDIDAVFCGSDEIALGLTGALRERGVRVPDDIAVVGFDNWEIIAEATVPPLTSVDMRLRDLGHEAATALLGLIDGERRQGVHRLPCDLVVRASSGAAGGAS
- a CDS encoding LacI family DNA-binding transcriptional regulator; the protein is MARATLKDVAARAGVSYQTVSNVVNGQNGMSSATREVVLQAMAALDYQPNHAARAMRMARANTIAYVVYAPTAASFADPYVGRILDGLHRTLRGERYDLMTHVLASTDPEELDALRALFRGGRVDGAVLVAGQVPDDLVTALAAWPHPLVTFDLVREGGAPGVTAAHRDGVMGAVAHLAARGRRRIAFVAGPSPSPHSVAARREQGYRDGLAAVGLQYDPTLVVEGDWSHASGRAALGTLLTRGERPDAVIAASDAMAVGVIGEARSRFMRVPEDLAVVGFDDFDFATWVDPALTTVRLPVQAMAEHAAQALLARIAGEPTPAGDVLPVSLVVRGSA